A single genomic interval of Musa acuminata AAA Group cultivar baxijiao chromosome BXJ3-4, Cavendish_Baxijiao_AAA, whole genome shotgun sequence harbors:
- the LOC135635133 gene encoding uncharacterized protein LOC135635133 — protein sequence MERLKSLIPDELKRVIGRSAPENLTMTSSLLLDFLRPLPQFQQVIRELTDPDLALCRKSKEAALDSKQKGNECFMKGDYVEALSFYSHALRHAPAKSEMDVNLVATLYVNRASTMHKLGLLQECIRDCNRAISIFPAYVKAWYRRGKANASLKDYKHATHDLEVAVSMEDNPSRKSQIKGELSIVLSESSSSNEIGMVSNNGEDEKVDSLAQSKALVLQCVSSPHKGRGLTSAHDIPPASLVHHEEPLAAILLKSCRETHCHFCFDELPADILFCPSCTIPVYCSKNCQEQAFGKHDTYLSKKNLAMDLEKHVMNAILANPTRSTGEDICSNHILEHRHECGGAHWSAVLPPDIVLAARLIVTSIEKCKASGTIFNPLDYLDFVHNYAQNPSVSKLELHVYAIVLLYCLHQYYNSDFPLSGASVAQLILVISQIKVNSMAVIHMKSHNRDEAFGKCSKFFTFEEHITQDTKQVKVAQAIYSRGSLFNHSCQPNVHAYFLSRTLFVRSVEVVPAWCPLELSYGPQVGELDLQGRQKLLEEQYSFQCRCSSCSELNLSDLVMNSFRCVRPYCLGAVLEATHYKRLESNFLQVSNASCTFKLSLPLLSSKKDISDVARMLLHERGANSHIAAGHCLSCGSCCDLEYSTAGSKSSLANIQRLKDSLDSDQIPDAFVSEMLSSLSHLRSVRHPYSKIVAEADDNVAEAFVRIGELKLAVQHCVASIKILEKLYGSNHIVMGHELMKLASIQLCTGDQTATLSSIERVESIFLLYYGSHVDRIFPHLKVLRTEAKRLAS from the exons ATGGAGAGGCTGAAATCTCTAATTCCGGACGAGCTAAAGCGGGTCATCGGGAGAAGTGCGCCGGAGAACTTGACGATGACCTCCTCTTTGCTTCTTGATTTCTTGCGCCCTTTACCACAGTTTCAACAA GTCATCCGGGAGTTGACGGACCCCGATTTGGCGTTGTGCCGGAAGAGCAAAGAAGCAGCATTGGATTCGAAGCAGAAGGGAAATGAGTGCTTTATGAAAGGGGATTACGTGGAAGCTTTGAGCTTTTACTCTCAC GCATTACGTCATGCACCTGCGAAGTCTGAGATGGACGTGAATTTGGTTGCTACATTGTATGTAAACCGGGCTTCAACTATGCAT AAATTGGGCCTTCTGCAAGAGTGCATTCGGGATTGCAACCGTGCTATTTCAATTTTTCCTGCTTATGTGAAG GCATGGTATAGAAGAGGAAAGGCTAATGCTTCTCTAAAAGACTACAAACATGCTACACATGATCTAGAAGTAGCTGTAAGTATGGAAGACAATCCGTCTAGGAAGAGCCAGATCAAAGGAGAGCTTAGTATTGTGTTAAGTGAATCCAGTAGTTCTAATGAGATTGGGATGGTTAGTAATAATGGAGAAGATGAGAAAGTGGATTCCTTAG CTCAGTCAAAAGCTCTGGTACTTCAGTGTGTCTCCTCACCACACAAAGGCAGAGGACTGACATCTGCACATGACATTCCTCCAGCTTCCTTAGTTCACCATGAAGAACCTCTTGCCGCG ATTTTGCTGAAGTCTTGCCGGGAAACTCATTGCCACTTTTGCTTTGATGAACTCCCAGCAGATATTTTGTTCTGTCCTTCATGTACTATACCAGTTTACTGCTCAAAGAATTGCCAGGAACAGGCTTTTGGGAAACATGATACTTATCTGAGTAAGAAAAATTTGGCCATGGATCTTGAGAAACATGTTATGAATGCTATCTTGGCAAATCCTACAAGAAGTACTGGAGAAGATATATGCAGTAATCATATTCTGGAACATCGACATGAATGTGGAGGTGCACATTGGTCTGCTGTTttaccacctgacatagttttGGCTGCTCGATTGATAGTAACTTCTATAGAAAAATGCAAGGCTTCTGGGACGATCTTTAATCCCTTGGATTATTTG GACTTTGTTCACAACTATGCTCAAAATCCTTCAGTTAGCAAGTTGGAGTTGCATGTCTACGCGATTGTCCTGTTGTACTGTTTGCATCAATATTATAATTCAGATTTTCCACTCAGTGGGGCTTCTGTAGCTCAG TTGATTCTGGTGATCTCCCAAATTAAGGTTAATTCTATGGCagttatccatatgaaatcacatAATCGAGATGAGGCTTTTGGAAAGTGTTCAAAGTTTTTTACTTTCGAAGAGCATATTACACAAGACACCAAACAG GTCAAAGTAGCACAAGCTATATACTCAAGGGGTAGCTTGTTTAATCATTCATGCCAGCCAAATGTTCATGCTTATTTTCTTTCTCGTACACTTTTTGTACGCTCAGTAGAAGTTGTGCCCGCGTGGTGTCCGCTTGAGCTGTCTTATGGTCCGCAG GTAGGAGAGTTGGATCTTCAAGGTAGACAGAAGTTGCTCGAAGAGCAGTACTCATTCCAATGCCGTTGCTCCAGTTGTTCAGAATTGAACTTGTCAGATCTTGTCATGAATTCTTTTCGGTGTGTTCGGCCTTATTGTCTTGGTGCAGTTCTAGAAGCCACACATTACAAAAGGCTTGAAAGCAATTTCTTGCAAGTTTCTAATGCATCTTGCACCTTTAAACTCTCTCTACCA TTGCTTAGCAGTAAAAAGGACATAAGTGATGTGGCACGGATGTTGCTTCATGAAAGAGGAGCCAATAGTCACATTGCTGCTGGGCATTGCTTGAGTTGTGGTTCTTGTTGTGATCTCGAATACTCAACTGCAGGTTCTAAAAGTTCTCTTGCAAACATCCAGAG GTTGAAGGATTCTTTGGATTCAGATCAAATTCCAGATGCTTTTGTTTCAGAGATGCTGAGTTCTCTCAGTCATTTAAGATCAGTAAGGCATCCGTATAGCAAGATTGTTGCTGAG GCTGATGATAATGTGGCTGAGGCGTTTGTTAGGATTGGGGAGCTTAAATTGGCAGTGCAGCACTGTGTTGCTTCGATCAAG ATCCTTGAGAAGCTTTACGGTAGCAATCACATCGTCATGGGACATGAGTTGATGAAGTTAGCCTCGATTCAGCTCTGCACGGGTGATCAGACTGCTACTCTGAGTAGTATTGAACGGGTAGAGTCAATATTTTTACTTTATTATGGATCTCATGTCGATCGGATATTCCCACATCTGAAGGTCCTCAGAACAGAAGCCAAGAGACTTGCTTCTTGA